The nucleotide window CTGGAAAAGCCGGAAAAAGACGAGATCATGGAAGAAATCCTTGATTTTGCTTCCCGGATTCAGTATGGTGACTTAAGGTCACAGGCCCTTTCCCTGGCTGTCCTGTACCTGAATGGGCCAAAAAAAGCCGAATCTATTGAGAAAGCCCTTGAATCTGCCTCCCACATTCAAGATGAGAACGAAAGAGCCCTTGTCCTTTCCTCACTTCTCCCTCACTTGAAAGGGCCAGGCAAAGAAGAACTTATTGAAAATATCTTTTGCTCCTCACACCATCTTCAATATGGAGATACAAAATTCCAGATACTTTCCTCGCTTGTCCCGCATCTTTACGGATTAAAAAACGAAGCCATTATTGAAAGAGCTCTTGAACTGATAGAGGTGATTTTCTCCGACTATCAAAAAGTACAGGCTCTCTCATTTCTTATCCCGTATCTAAATGAGCAAAGAAAAGAAGAAATTCTTGAGCAAGCTCTTCAATTAGCTTTCGGCCTTAAAGATAAGGACATGAGGCCAGAAGCTCTCTCGTATGTTCTCCCGCACCTGGAAGAACCTAGAAAAGAAGAGATTTTTAAAAAAGCCCTAAATATGGCATCTATGGTTAAATCCGAACTCCAAAAAGCTGAAGCTTTATCCTCACTTGCTCCATATATTGATGAGCTGGAAAAAGAATAAGTTATGGTTTGTAAAAAACTTCCATAAGTAAGCTGCAAGAGGCTGATATTAGTAGTATAATTTTTAGCCTACTCAGCTTTATGAATCTTTAGCCTACTCAGCTTTATGAATCTTTAGCCTACTCAGCTTTATGAATCTTTAGCCTACTCAGCTTTATGAATCTTTAGCCTACTCAGCTTTATGAATCTTTAGCCTACTCAGCTTTATGAATCTTTAGCCTACTCAGCTTTATGAATCTTTAGCCTACTCAGCTTTATGAATCTTTAACCCACTCAGCTCAATTAATTCACTTTTTTTCCAAGAGTTTCTATATTCAGAAAAGTTATATAATAGTACTTATCGACGTTATATTAACGTTCATTCTTAATTGTGAACTCTGTTTTCCACCGTCTGCATGTATCAATCACGGTCTGTTGAAGTTACATGAACTTTCTTACTAACAAATAAAACAAAACAATAAAGCAAAGGATCAGGAACAAGTGCATCAATGCTCCAAGCACCACTTCAGAACTTATATCGTGATCTTTAAAATAAGGAATATTTTGTTTCAAAGTGACGAGGAGATTGCCAATAGATTCTGCCATGGTTATACAATAATTTTTTTCCTATATATAGAATTATAGTTTTAAATTTCTCACAACTTTTCTTATAATACCCGATTCTGCGCCGTTTCATTGAGAAATTGACCAAGACTCAAGTCTGATTTTTTGATATCCTGAACATTACAGTTCAATATAGAAAATTTAAAAAACTACAATACAATAATTATTGATAGTATATTTGTCGAACATCTTCTAGGCAAATAAAAATTTAGTAAAGGGAGAAAGATGGCCAGTTATAAACATCCATGCAAATATTGCGGTAAATTAATCGCGCCCGATTCTAATTTCTGTCCTTTCTGTACGCAGGAAAATCCCCTTGGGCCTATAAGATGCCCTGTATGTAGATATCCTCTTGAGGATGGGGCAAAAGTCTGCGGACACTGCGGTATTTCGCTGTGGATCAC belongs to Methanosarcina barkeri 3 and includes:
- a CDS encoding zinc ribbon domain-containing protein, producing MASYKHPCKYCGKLIAPDSNFCPFCTQENPLGPIRCPVCRYPLEDGAKVCGHCGISLWITCESCGKETFLGDKCSNCSAPIVIICPNQRCRTLQSPANKNCIRCGEPLR